The Pseudarthrobacter defluvii DNA window GCCGATCGTTTCTGCCGTACTCTGCCTGTACCTGATGACCAACCTGGCTGTGGAGACCTGGATCTTCTTCGCCTTCTGGCTGGTCATTGGCCTGGCCATCTACTTCGCCTACGGCCAGCGCCACTCGCGGCTCAACGAGCGCTTCGCCGAGGCCAACGCGTCGGTCAACGGGGCCGCGCCAGTCAACAGCGCCCGCGGCACCGCCCCGCGCACGGCCAGCGAGCCTGATGACGAGGACCAGTTCACCCGCGCCTGACACAGCTGGAATTGCCCCACCGGCAATGACGACCGCCCGTTGATCCTTGATCAGCGGGCGGTTCTGTGTTCAGGGCGCCGCGTGCCTGCCCACCCACTCAACCAGCGGACGCAGCTGCCGCCATCTGGCAGCGACCTCTTCGGCAGCCGCCTCCGTGGCGAGCCACCCGGGCCGGCCCAGGTCCGCTCCGGTATACAGGGTCTTGTACTTCAGGAGCTCCGCCCGCGGGTGGTCCCGGTCGAAGCCGCGGGGGACGGTCTTGAGTTTTTCCCCTTCGATGCGGAAGCCGGCCGCCGTGATCGACTCCACGATCTCCTGCAGGGCGACCCCGCTCCCCGAGGCATCGGCTGCCGCCCGGAACCTGGCCAGCTGCGCGGGTGTGTGGGAGCGGTAGCCGCCACCCACCAGCAGCCCGTCGGCGCTGACCTGGAGGTAGTACCCCACCCCTTCCTGCCGGGTGGCGAAGGCGCCCTGGGCGGTTTTGTAGGGTGACTTGTCCTGGGAGAAGCGGACGTCGCGGAAGGGCCGGAACAGCCGGGCCGGGCCGAACTCCGGCTCCAGCTCCGCCAGGAGCGCCGCCAGCGGTGCCTTGACCGCGGCCTCGTAGGTGTCCCTGTGCCCGAGCCACCAGTCGCGGTTGTTGTTGTCTTCCAGCTCCTCGTAGAAGCTGAATGCTTCCGGGGGAACGCCTGCAAATGTGTCCATGCCATGGAGCCTAGGACCGGCCCCGGCAGCGGGCCAGAGGGCGGCAGCCCTATGTGCATAAGGCGGCACGCCACAGAAAAGATCACCCCGCCACAAAAGTCTGTGGCGGGGTGGTCTGGCAGTTCAGCCGGCAGGATGCCTGTTTAGCCGATCTTGTTGGCGGACTCTGCATCCGAGGTGGGAGCCGACGGGGCAACCGCGGCGCCGAGGTTGGCGCGCAGCTTGGCGCCCAGTTCGGCGTCGACGTTGGTCCAGTACTGGATGGCACGTTCCTTGATGTCGGAGCGCTTCACGCCGCCCACGGCGCCGGTGATCGTCTCCAGGAAACGGGCCTTTTCACCTTCGTTGTAGACCTCGCGGTACAGCGCGCCGGCCTGGACGAAGTCGCCGTCCTCGGCATGGAGGGAGTGCGCGGCGAGGGTGAGCTCGCCGTCGTTCTCCCAGCCGCCGGCCGGGTTCTGCGGCTCAAGTGCAGCCGGGCCGCCAAAGGTGTTGGGGGCGTAGACCGGAACCGAGGGGGCGTTGAAGAGGAAACGTCCCTGGCCGTCCTGGCTGTAGTTGTTGACCTGGTTCTTGGGCTGGTTCACCGGGATCTGGGCGTGGTTGGTGCCCACGCGGTAGCGGTGCGCGTCCGCATAGGAGAAGATGCGGGCCTGCAGCATCTTGTCCGGGGAGGCGGCGATGCCGGGCACGAAGTTCGACGGCGCGAAGGTGGCCTGTTCGATCTGCGCGAAGTAGTTCTCCGGGTTCTTGTTCAGCTCCATGGTGCCCACCTTGATCAGCGGGTAGTCAGCGTGCGGCCAGACCTTGGTCAGGTCGAACGGGTTGAAGCGGTAGGTCTTGGCGTGCTCGTACGGCATGACCTGCACGTGCAGGTCCCAGGACGGGAAGTTGCCGGCTTCGATGTTCTCGGACAGGTCACGGATGTAGAAGTCCGCGTCTGAACCGGCAAGCTGTTCCGCCTGCTCGGAGCTCATGGAGTTCACGCCCTGGTTGGACTTGAAGTGGTACTTCACCCAGAAACGCTCACCGGCTTCGTTGATCCACTGGTAGGTGTGCGAGCCGTAGCCCTGCATCTCGCGCCAGGAGGCGGGCAGGCCGCGGTCACCCATCAGCCAGGTGACCTGGTGGGCGGATTCGGGGGACAGGGTCCAGAAGTCCCACTGCATGTCGGCGTCGCGCAGGTGGGTGCCCGGCAGGCGCTTCTGGGAGTGGATGAAGTCCGGGAACTTGATGCCGTCACGAATGAAGAAGACGGGGGTGTTGTTGCCCACGAGGTCGTAGTTGCCCTCGGTGGTGTAGAACTTCACGGCGAAACCGCGGGGGTCGCGCCAGGTGTCCGGGGAGCCGTTCTCGCCGGCCACGGAGGAGAAGCGGATCAGCATCTCGGTCTCGACGCCGGGCTGCAGGAACGCCGCCTTGGTGTACTTGGAGACGTCCTCGGTGGTCTTGAACGTGCCGAATGCACCGCCGCCCTTGGCGTGCACTACGCGCTCCGGAACCCGCTCACGGTTGAACTGGGCGAGCTTCTCAACGAGGTAGTGGTCAGTCAGGATGATGGCACCATCGGCACCAACTGACTTCGAGTGTGCGTCGGACGTAACCGGTGCACCTGACTGGGTTGTGGAAACGGCAGTCATTGTTCTCCTATTTCTCTTTTTCTTGCGAGGGACTGTGGGGAGGAAGCTGTTGTGCCTGCTGGCATTCCTGGCAGATGCCCTGGTACATGACGTCGGCGATCTGGATGGTCATGGGCTTGGCGTCCGGGTTCCAGTGCGGCGTGAGGCAGGGGGCGTGGCCGACGGCGCAGTCCACGTCTTCCACCCGTCCGCAGCTGATGCAGATGGCGTGGTGGTGGTTGTCGCCTACGCGCGTTTCATAAAGAGCGGGGGAGTGCGGGGGCTCGAAGCGGCGCAGCATGTGCAGGTCAGTCAGGTCACCGAGGACCACGTAAACGGACTGGGCCGTCAGTTCGGGCAGCTCGGTCCGGGCGGCGGCAAGGATGCTTTCGGCAGGGGAATGCGGGTGGCGTTCGACGGCGGCCAGCACGGCGAGCCGCTGCTTGGTCACCCTGCGGCCGTGGGCGCGCAGGGCCGCAGCCCATGCTTCCTGGCCGTCAAAGTGCTCCATCATGGCTCCATTGAAACACTTATTTTGATCAACTCACAATAAGGCGCGGCTAACCTTTCCATGTCACCCCATTACAGTTACCGGGTGGGGAAAATACTTGCCGATGTCACGCCGCTCAAGGAAAGCCCCGCATTCCGCAGGCTGTGGCTGGGATCCGCGGTGTCCGCCGTCGGCAGCCAACTCACCCTGGTGGCTGTCAGCCTTGAGGTGTACCGGCTGACCCAGGACAGCTTCTACGTGGGCCTGCTGGGCATCTTCGCGCTGGTTCCCCTGGTGATTGGCGGGCTGATGGGCGGTTCCATCGCCGACACGCACGACCGCCGCCGCATCGCCCTGCTCGCCTCCGCGGTGCTGTGGCTGACCACGGGCCTGATCGCGCTCCAGGCATGGGGGCACCTGGGCAACGTGTGGGTGCTGTACCTGCTGGTGGCACTGCAAAGCGGGGCCCAGGCCATCAACCAGCCGGCCCGCAGTGCCATCATCCCCATGCTCATCCGCAAGGAGCTCCTGCCGGCGGCCAATGCCCTGAGCATGCTGTCGATGGGCCTGGCCATGACCGCCGGGCCGCTGCTGGCTGGCGTCCTGGTTGCCTGGCTCGGGTTCGGCTGGACCTACACCATCGACTTCGCCAGCTTCGCCTTCGTCCTGTGGGCCGTGTATCGCCTCCCGCCGATGCCACCTACCGGAGGCGGTGGCAGGCCGGGGATCCGTTCCGTGATCGAGGGATTCCGGTTCCTGGGCACACGCCCCAACCTCCGCATGACCTTCATCATCGATCTGGTGGCCATGGTCCTCGCCCAGCCGCGGGCGCTGCTCCCGGCTGTCGCGGCGCTGATGATCGGCGGGGGAGAGGCGACTGTGGGCATCCTGCTGGCCTGCACCGCCGTCGGGGCTTTCCTGGCCGGCCTGTTCTCCGGCCCGCTGGGCAGCGTGCGCCGCCAGGGGACCGCCGTCGTGGTTTCCGTCATGGGCTGGGGTGCCTCCATCGGCGCGTTCGGCCTGGTGGTGCTGCTCGCGGGCCCGGCGCCGGACGGTGCGGTGACCGTGTGGCTGGTGCCCGCCGCCGTCTGCTGTGCGCTGGCCGGCATCGCCGACTCCATCAGCAGCGTCTTCCGGAACACCATCCTCCAGGCAGCGGCGCCGGACCATCTGCGCGGACGGCTGCAGGGCGTGTTCATCGTGGTGGTGGCCGGTGGCCCGCGGATCGGGGACCTGCTGGCCGGCGGCGCGACTAAGCTTCTGAATGAGGGTTGGGTCCTGCTGCTCGGCGGTGTGCTGTGCATTGCGGGGGCGTGGCTGGCGGCGAAGCTGCAGCCCGGCTTCCGGAAGTACGATGCGCGGAACCCGCTTCCCTAGCAAGCCGTTCCTTAATCAAGGAGGAAACGTGCACAAACATCACAACGGCCTGAAGACCGCGGCACTGTTCGGGGTGCTGTGGGCGGTGCTGCTGGGCCTTGGCGGTCTCATCGGGGTGGGGACGCGCAGTTCCGCGCCCATCTGGATCATGGCCCTGATCGGCGTCGGCACCACGTTCTACGGCTACTGGAACAGCGACAAAATCGCCATCCGGTCCATGCAGGCCTTTCCGGTGACCGAAGCCCAGGCGCCGCAGCTGTACCAGATCGTCCGCGAGCTCTCCATGCGCGCCAACCAGCCGATGCCGCGGATCTATGTCTCGCCCACCATGAACCCCAACGCCTTCGCCACCGGCCGCAACCCGCAAAACGCCGCGGTCTGCTGCACCGAGGGCATCCTGCAGCTGCTGGACGCCCGCGAACTCCGCGGCGTCCTGGGCCACGAGCTCATGCACGTCTACAACCGCGACATCCTCACCTCGTCCGTCGCGGCCGCCGTCGCCGGCGTCATTACCTCGGTGGGGCAGATGCTGCTGTTCTTCGGCGGGGGCGACCGGCGCAACGCCAACCCGTTTGCCATGATCGCCATGGCGCTGCTGGCTCCCTTTGCGGCGTCGCTGATCCAGATGGCCATCTCGCGGACCAGGGAGTACGACGCCGACGAGGACGGTTCGCAGCTCACCGGCGATCCGCTGGCACTCGCCTCAGCCCTGGGCAAGATTGAGCGTGGCGTCAGCATTGCGCCGCTGCCGCAGGACCAGCGGCTGGTCAACGCCTCGCACCTGATGATCGCCAACCCGTTCCGCGGCGGCGCGATGAACAAGCTCTTCGCCACCCACCCGCCCATGCGGGACCGGATCGCCCGGCTGGAGCGGATGGCGGGCCGGCAGCCATAGCCGGGAACCCGCCGTCGGACGCGTCCTGACGACGCTCAACGGCACTTTCGCGACGCAAAAAGGCCGGCGCACCCGGAAAGTGGGGTGCGCCAGCCTTTATGCGGAGCGTGTAACTTCCTGCGCGTCGAAAACGACGGCGGGAAGGCTAGCTGCGGAAGTTCACGAACTGCAGGTCGGCTTCCTCGAAGTCCTTGAGCAGGGCCATGGTTGCCTGCAGGTCGTCGCGGGACTTGGAGGATACGCGGAGCTCGTCGCCCTGGATCTGGGACTTGACCGATTTGGGGCCTTCATCGCGGATCAGCTTGTTGATCTTCTTTGCCAGGTCCTGGGCGATGCCTTCCTTGATGGAGGCTTCCAGGCGGTACTCCTTGCCGGAAGCGTAAGGTTCGCCCTCGTCCAGGGACTTCAGCGAGATGCCGCGCTTGATCAGCTTGGACTGGAAGACATCCAGGACAGCCTTGACCCGTTCCTCCGAGTTGGCCTTCATGAGGATCTTCTCGCCACTGAAGTCGATCTCGGCGCCAACGCCCTTGAAGTCATAGCGCTGGGCAATTTCCTTCTGGGACTGGTGGAGTGCGTTGGCCACTTCCTGCTTGTCCACCTTGCTTACGACGTCGAACGTTGACTCGCCTGCCATGACTCTCCTTTTGCTGATGGGAGCCCTGTGCGGGGACAGGGCCTGGATTCCTGCGTTCCAGCCTAGTACGGATGCTGCGGCTGGTGGGGTGCGCATTTCACAGTTCCCTCTCAGCGGACGCACCGGGGGAACGAAGGAGGGGTGGCCAGAGTTGGACCAGATGTACAGCAGTTGAAGGGAACATCATGCACCGCAGGGCCGCCCGTTACGTCACCCGCACCACCACAGCAGCAGCCGGGGCGGTGGCCACAGCCGCAACTTCAGTGGCGGCGGCAGCGGTGGCGGCTTCCATCGTCCTGAGCCCGGTGGCGGAAGCCTCCTCCCGGATGGACGGGGTGCGTGCAGACCTCCAGCGCGCGGTGCAGCTTAACCAGATCACCGAGGAGCAGGCGCTCAGCTTCGAAGCCAAGCTGGCGGGGCGCATCCTGGGCCAGGCATAAGTCCCCAGTTTTTGGCGTAACTTCGGGGCTTTTGCGGCGGGGTAGGGCCCGATTCGATTCTTCGCCGGAAGTTCTGTAAAGTTGTCTTGCCCGCGGTTACTGAAGCGGAACGGACCGGAAACGGACCCTTCCGAACACTGCATCGGCGGGTACTTCTTTTGAAGTTCGGCAGATTACCCGAGCGGCCAAAGGGGGCTGACTGTAAATCAGCTGGCAACGCCTACGGGGGTTCGAATCCCTCATCTGCCACCCAAGGAAAGCCTCCGGAACCATCAGGTTCCGGAGGCTTTTTCGTTGCCCCAAGACCCGTGCCAGCGGGCCCGGAACGGACCTCCATCCGCCGTCGACACCGTGGTGGGCCGGGCGTAGTCTGGCAGCATCGGCGCATGTGCTCCGATGCCCTGCGTCGATAATCCACATCGATGAAGGAGGATTCAATGAGTGCCGTACGCGAATTCATGACCACTGATGCGCGATGTGTCGGGGAAACTGAGTCCCTTCTGGACGCGGCCCGGATGATGCGGGACCTCGACTGCGGAGCTCTTCCCATTTGCGGCGACGACGGCAAGCTGAAGGGCATGGTCACCGACCGCGACATTGTGCTCAAGTGCGTCGCCGCCGGCCGCGACCCGGGACAGATGATGGCCCGCGACCTTGCCGCCGGCAAGCCGTACTGCGTTGATGCTGATGCCAATGTTGATGCAGCCATCGACATGATGGAGCAGCACCAGGTCCGCCGGCTCCCGGTGATCTCCGACCACAAACTGGTAGGGATCATCAGCCAGGGCGACATTGCGCGGAACTACTCCGAGCAGCGCGTGGGCGAACTGGTGGAACACATTTCAGAGCGCCACGGCGTGTAGCGCGTCATGGCCTTGTCCGCGGATCCGGCCCACGAAGGCCAGGACCCGCGGACAAGCTTAGGAAGTCTTGCGGGGGAATAAGTTCAGTTCAGTGCGATCAGGAGCATGGTGCTGGTCCCCGGGATGCAGGTCTGCAGGATGGCCCGGGGGAAGCCGCCGAAGGCAGCGATGACGTCATTGGTGGTTCCCGGGTTGGGAACCGTGCCGCGCCCCGTCACCGTGTAGGTGCCGTAGCCCGGAATGCTCACCGTCTCGCCCACGCCGATTCCGGAGAACCGCGCCCACCCGCCGCAGAAATCGTGCTCGGTGATGAAGAGCGAGTAGCCGTCGTTCGGGGTGTAGTGGATGGGCCCGATGCAGGCGTCCACCATTGACTGGCCGCCGGAGCCGGCAACGTAGATGGTGCGGACGGCAGGAGCCGCCGGTACAACCGGGGGAGCCGGAGCGGGTGCCTGCGCAGCAACCGGTGCCGCGGCGGGGGCAGTGGCGGGAACCGGAACAGGTGCAGGTACGGCAACCGCGATGGGCGGTCCCGTCAACAGGAGCGTCTCGCCCGGGTAGATGACGCTGTAGGCGCTGAGCCCGTTGGCGGCGAGCATGGCATCCATGTCCACGCCGTGGGCGGCCGCGATCGCTCCCACGGTGTCTCCCGGGACCACCGTGTACAGGTTGGAGTCGCCAGCAGGTTCAGGGGCGGGTGCCGCCTCAGGTTCCGGGGCCGGAGCGGGAGCAGGTTCCACTGGCGGGGCTGGGGGCGCCTCTGTCGCGGGAGCTTCCGGCTGTGCCGCGACTGCGGGCACTGCTGCGGCACCGGGCCCGGCCGCGTCACCCGGTTCGGCTGCGGCGCTGGGCGACGGCGGAGGGGCTGACTCCGCAACCTGGGCCGCCGCAGACGCACCTCCATCAACGGAAGCTGGCGGTGCGGCCAGGGCGCCCACACCTACGGCGGCCACGACTGCCGCCGTGGCCATGCCGGCCCACAACTTGTTGCTGATGCCCGGATGGCCGGCACTGAGTTCCGTGCGCGGTTCGTCGGTGGCGAAGCTTCTGCTGGTGCCGTCGGGGGAGGGGAGGAATGGCTTGTTCATGGGTTGCCCATCAGATGTCGGTCCTGTCCGGGCCATGCGGGTGCAGGTCCGGACTGGACGGATCGAGATGTCATTGCGCCGCCGGCCCCGGCGAACGCCGGAACCACTGGCGGTACAGGTTGGAGGCATCCGCACACCCAGAAAATGCGGAGCTCCGCGTGACAGCAGGAGCTCCCGGAAGCCATCCGGGGGACCTGCCAGTGCGTGTTGGTCCTAGGAATCCTGAGTCTAGGAATTACGCCAGGGCCGGGCACCAGTAGGAATTACCCGTCTTTTCCGGGCCGGTACTCGCCCGCCCGGGACCTGCTACTCAACCGCGCGAGGTCCGGTACTTGCCATTACAGCGGCCGGTGTTCCCGCAGTTCCGCGATCTCCCGCCGCAGCAAGGCGATCTCCGCCACCAGTTCCGCAACCTCAACCCGGACCGGTTCCTCCACGGCCTCTGCCACCGATTCCGCGGTGTCCTCAACCCTTTGGACCAGCCAGGACGCGATGGAGGCCGTGACCACGCCCAGTACGGCGATGCCGCTCATCATCAGCGCCGTTGCCACCAGGCGGCCGATGGGTGTCACCGGATACATGTCCCCGTAGCCCACGGTGGTGATGGTGGCGGTGGCCCACCACAGGGCGTCGCCGAACGTGGTGATCTTGGCATCGGGCGCCCACTGCTCCACGTCCAGCACCGCCAGCGCCCCGACGAAGACCAGCAGCGCCGCGGACGCCGCAACATACGTGACCACCCGGCCGCGCAGCGTTTCGCCCACGGTGCGGTGCAGCACGGAGAGCAACGTCACCAGGCGCAGCAGGCGCAGGGGCCGGAAGAACGGCAGCGCCACAATCACCAGCTCGTGCAGGTTCCGGACGAACCACTGCCGGCGGTCCTCCGCCAGCCACAGGTTCGCCGCGTAGTCCAGGACGAAGATGCACCACGTCACCCACATGACGGACTCAAGCCAGTCAGCCCCGCTGCCCTCAATGCGGCCGATGACCTGCCAGGCGTACGCGGCCAGGAACAGGAGCGCGGTGGCCATCAGGGGCCACTCCGCCAGGGCCCGGTAGCGTTGCTGCGTCATGCAGGAAATCCTACGGCGGATGGCGCGGCGCCAGCAGGCGGCGGCATGTTACTGACGGGTAGCATTGACGCATGCACCTGCTCCTGAGAACCCTCCTCATGCTGTTCCGTTCGTCCCGGCGCCCGCCGCTCACGGTGTGGGAGGCATCGTCCCTGCCGCTGCGGGTCCTGCCCACGGACATCGACATCGCCATGCACGTCAACAACGGCATGTACCTGTCCCTCATGGACCTGGGCCGGTTCGACCTCATGGTCCGCAGCGGCGTCTGGCAGCGGATGCGCCGCCGCGGCTGGAGCCCGGTGGTGTCCGCGGAGACCATTTCCTTCCGCAAGTCACTGAAGCTGTGGCAGGAATACACCATCGAGAGCCGCATCATCGGGCTGGACGCCAAGGCGATCTTCTTTGAGCAGCGCATGGTGTCCGGCGGCGAGATTTACGCGCGTGCCTACATCGCCACCCGGCTGGTCACCAAGGCAGGCCCGGTGAGCCAGGAGGACATCCTCGCGGAGTTCGGCGCCGCACCCGCGGACCTCGTGCTCCCCGAGTGGATCCACGAATGGCGCGCCTCCAGCGCCCTCCCCGGCAGCCGCACGCCTGCCCCGCACCTCTGGGACGCCCGCGCTTAAAGCCCGGAGCCGGCGTCGGACTCCCTGTTATTCCCAATGACGCGGGGAGCGAACAGGCGCGACAGGGAGGAACCGGGCGCGTACCGTGGACACATGGCTACCCTTGACATCACAGGTGAACAGTTCGCATCTACGATCGAAGGCAACGACATTGTCCTGGTCGATTTCTGGGCAGAATGGTGCGGCCCCTGCAAGCAGTTCGGCCCCACCTACTCAACCGTTTCCGAGAAGCACCCCGACGTCCTCTTCACCAAGGTGGACACCGAAGCGGAGCAGCAGCTCGCCGCGGAAGCAGGCATCACCTCCATCCCCACGCTGATGGCCTTCCGCGAAAAGGTCCTGGTGTTCTCACAGCCCGGTGCCCTGAACGCGCAGCAGCTGGAACAGGTAGTGGACGCCGTGAAGGCGCTGGACATGGACGAGGTCCACGCCCACGTCGCCAAGCAGCGTGAGGAAGCAGCAGCCGCGGCCGGCAAACCCGCCGGATCACAGGGCGGCACCCAGGACGGCACGCAGATCCCCGACTTCTAAGACTCGTTAAAACAAAATGCGGGACCTCCGGTGGGAGGTCCCGCATTCTTGCTTTAACCGGCTGCGTCAGACGCGCTCCACCTTGACGGGTTCGGCCAGCAGCGCGCTCAGCGATTCGTTCAGGTCCTGCACGGCGGTGCCCTTGGAGTGCCTGTCCAGGTCTTCCTCGGAGGCCCACTGCTCGGTTAGGACCAGCTTTTGCTCGGTGGCTTCGGTCAGCTCGTACTGGATGCAGCCTGGCTCCTTCACCACCTCATCGATCGCGATTTCCAGGGCCAGCTTGACGCGGTGGAACTCGCCGTCGTTGGGGATGAACGTTGCTATCAGGTCAATGGGTGCACTCATGGATTTCACAATACCGGGCGCCGCCCGGCCCTTCGGTCCTGTTGCGCCCGTTTCCCTGCCTGTCGTCCTTCTCCTGCCGTGATCCTGTTGGTAGCGTGCCACCATGCGTGCTTACACAGCCGGGGACACTGACGTCCCGCTCCTGGAGGAAACCATCGGCGCCAACTTTGAGCGCGTCGCCGCGCAGTTTCCCCTCCATGACGCCTTGATCGAAGCTGCGCCCGTGCCCGGCGGTGATGCGCGCCGCTGGAGCTACACCAAGATGAACGACGACGTCGACCGGCTGGCACGCGCGCTCCTAGCCTTGGGTGTCGCCAAGGGGGAGAGGGTGGGCATCTGGAGCCCCAACTGCGCCGAGTGGACGCTGCTGCAGTACGCCACCGCGAAGGTGGGTGCCATCCTGGTGAACGTCAACCCGGCGTACCGCAGCCACGAACTCGAGTTCGTGGTCAAGCAGAACGGCATGCGCATGCTGGTCACGGCGCCGTCGGACAACACCAGCGACTACGTGGCCATGGCCCGGCAGGCCCTCCTCACCTGCCCGGACCTGCGGGAACTCGTCTTCCTCCCGGATCACGGCCTGGACGCCCTGAAGGCCGGCAGCCCGCAAAGCGACGCGGAACTCACGTACGGTGAGCTGCTCACCCGGGCGGACGCCGTGGGCCATTCTGTCCTGTTGGCCCGCATGGGGGAGCTTTCCCCGCACGACCCCATCAACCTGCAGTACACCTCCGGCACCACGGGGTTCCCCAAGGGCGCGACCCTGACGCACCACAACATTTTGAACAACGGCTACGCCATCGGCGAGCTGCTGGGCTACACGGAACGGGACCGGGTGGTCATTCCCGTGCCGTTCTACCACTGCTTCGGGATGGTGATCGGCAACCTGAACGCCCTCAGCCACGGCGCGGCCACGATCATCCCGGGGCGCGGGTTCTCGCCCTCCGCGGCGCTCGAGGCCGTCCAGGACTTTGAGGGGACGTCGCTGTACGGCGTGCCCACCATGTTCATCGCCGAGCTGGCCCTGCCCGATTT harbors:
- a CDS encoding AMP-binding protein is translated as MRAYTAGDTDVPLLEETIGANFERVAAQFPLHDALIEAAPVPGGDARRWSYTKMNDDVDRLARALLALGVAKGERVGIWSPNCAEWTLLQYATAKVGAILVNVNPAYRSHELEFVVKQNGMRMLVTAPSDNTSDYVAMARQALLTCPDLRELVFLPDHGLDALKAGSPQSDAELTYGELLTRADAVGHSVLLARMGELSPHDPINLQYTSGTTGFPKGATLTHHNILNNGYAIGELLGYTERDRVVIPVPFYHCFGMVIGNLNALSHGAATIIPGRGFSPSAALEAVQDFEGTSLYGVPTMFIAELALPDFGTYDLSTLRTGVMAGSLCPIEVMNRVIAEMNMVDVAICYGMTETSPVSTMTRKGDTLQQRTETVGRTMPQLESRIVDPATGEELERGQIGELCTRGYAVMAGYWNQPDKTAEAIDADGWMHTGDLARMDQDGYVVVEGRIKDMVIRGGENIYPREIEEFLYTHPDIQDVQVIGVPDPRYGEELMACIILKPGAGPLDAGSLAEFCRGKLAHYKIPRYVEVRESFPMTVSGKIRKVQMREEAVARLGL